One window of the Triticum dicoccoides isolate Atlit2015 ecotype Zavitan chromosome 3B, WEW_v2.0, whole genome shotgun sequence genome contains the following:
- the LOC119279744 gene encoding uncharacterized protein LOC119279744: MGLKKLHKCGVLLDFNVGQAARAPLLLQFRDLHADEADPDELPAGPHDELITSVPDKKDSLCQQDDQSQGGDTSTSSGPDLPEDIWCLVHSLMPLCDSAHSACVSRTFLRSWRCHPKLIFTEETLGLKQTEARDFTSRVNQILKNHSDTGVKILKFVIDDHNNVNTCHLNSWLQKAVTPGIEKITLFLPWRSREEYNFPCSILLDGRGNSIWYLDLTNCAFRPMVGFDCLRSLTKLRLYGVCITGDELGRLISNCFALEELQVWCCMELICLTIPFWLQRLSCLTVSECDMLRVIESTAPNLTTLDFFGEPVQLVLRESSKVKDLKVGYSYKPNAVSYAITKLSSIAPHLQTLAIYSSSEKVNTPMVADKFLAIKHLNIHLGEDDDDAVTPTYDYLSLASFLDACPVLESFTLSVDQSDMQHDSVFGDPSLALRQILPHKHERLKKVQIIGFCSAKSMVELTCDILKNATSLESLTLDCIYGAGTGAISDSVRCGPSRSGKCWIRSRAMILEAHKAVGAKDTSWREFPLQSS; this comes from the exons AAATTACACAAATGTGGTGTTTTACTAGACTTCAACGTGGGCCAGGCTGCTCGCGCCCCTCTCCTCCTACAGTTCCGGGATCTCCACGCCGACGAGGCCGACCCCGACGAGCTCCCTGCGGGGCCTCACG ATGAATTGATTACTTCAGTGCCAGATAAAAAGGACTCACTCTGCCAACAAGATGATCAGTCACAGGGTGGTGATACGTCGACATCTTCAGGGCCGGATCTACCCGAG GATATCTGGTGCCTTGTACATTCACTAATGCCATTGTGTGATTCTGCCCACTCTGCCTGTGTCTCTCGCACATTTCTACGTTCTTGGAGATGCCACCCCAAGCTTATCTTCACTGAGGAAACACTAGGCTTGAAACAGACGGAAGCAAGGGATTTCACTAGCAGAGTTAATCAAATTCTGAAAAATCACTCAGACACCGGTGTGAAGATACTCAAGTTTGTAATCGATGATCATAACAATGTCAACACATGTCATCTAAATAGTTGGCTCCAGAAAGCTGTCACACCAGGGATTGAAAAAATCACCCTTTTTCTGCCTTGGCGCAGTAGGGAAGAGTACAACTTCCCATGCTCAATTTTACTTGATGGGCGTGGAAACTCAATTTGGTATCTTGATCTCACCAATTGTGCCTTCCGTCCCATGGTTGGATTTGATTGCTTGAGAAGCCTGACAAAGCTGCGTCTCTATGGAGTTTGTATCACGGGGGATGAGTTAGGGCGTCTTATTTCCAATTGTTTTGCTTTGGAGGAGTTGCAAGTCTGGTGTTGCATGGAGCTAATCTGCTTGACGATACCATTCTGGCTGCAGCGGCTTAGTTGTTTGACTGTGTCAGAGTGCGATATGCTGCGAGTGATAGAGAGCACAGCTCCAAACCTCACCACTTTAGACTTCTTTGGTGAACCAGTACAACTCGTGCTTAGAGAATCATCAAAGGTAAAAGACTTGAAGGTGGGGTATTCATATAAGCCCAATGCTGTAAGTTATGCTATCACTAAGCTATCTTCTATTGCGCCACATCTTCAGACTCTTGCTATATACTCGTCTTCTGAG AAGGTTAATACCCCAATGGTAGCTGACAAATTCCTTGCCATAAAGCACTTGAATATTCACCttggtgaggatgatgatgatgctgtTACCCCGACCTATGATTATTTATCCTTGGCTTCGTTTCTGGATGCTTGTCCTGTCCTGGAGAGTTTCACCTTAAGT GTGGATCAGAGTGACATGCAGCATGATTCGGTTTTTGGGGATCCCTCCTTAGCTTTGAGGCAGATTCTTCCACACAAGCATGAGAGGCTCAAGAAGGTACAGATCATTGGCTTCTGCTCTGCAAAGAGCATGGTTGAGCTAACATGTGATATTCTCAAGAATGCAACATCACTTGAGAGCCTCACGCTGGACTGTATATATGGTGCGGGTACAGGGGCGATTAGTGATTCTGTTAGGTGTGGTCCCTCAAGATCCGGTAAATGCTGGATCAGAAGCCGAGCTATGATCTTGGAAGCACATAAAGCAGTTGGTGCCAAAGATACATCCTGGAGAGAGTTCCCCCTGCAGTCAAGTTAA